The following are encoded together in the Proteiniphilum saccharofermentans genome:
- a CDS encoding AMP-binding protein: MSQISIEGIIYTPADFTGDQIDDFADKSTFRRQLYLFLKEWFSNSPTLRLHTSGSTGKPKKIVVRKEQMLQSAKSTCGFFGLGKGDRALLCLPLEYIAGKMMVVRALYAGLDIYPVEPCGHPLAGTVIPFDFAAMIPLQAYNSLQTTEEKQRLSRIKHLIIGGGAIDQTLERELKMFPNAIYSTYGMTETLSHIALRRISGAEASSYYSPFPSVRLALSEDNRLIVDAPLVADEPFTTNDIAELRPDSSFRIIGRIDNVINSGGIKIQIEEVEQVLQPHITGNFAITSIPHPKLGEAIILMIEQSDDPGYVEKAIRQLLPRHQQPLLIHIVETIPQTGNGKTDRLAMKQLAKKINLSSPTTGYIH; encoded by the coding sequence ATGTCACAAATAAGCATAGAAGGCATAATTTACACTCCGGCAGATTTTACAGGTGACCAAATAGACGATTTTGCCGATAAATCGACCTTTCGCCGGCAACTATATCTGTTCCTGAAAGAGTGGTTCTCTAATTCTCCCACACTCCGCTTGCATACTTCCGGATCAACAGGGAAACCCAAAAAAATCGTTGTACGGAAAGAACAGATGCTGCAAAGCGCTAAAAGCACCTGCGGTTTCTTCGGTTTGGGAAAAGGAGACAGGGCTCTACTATGCTTGCCTTTAGAGTATATCGCAGGGAAGATGATGGTTGTCCGTGCCCTGTATGCGGGGTTGGACATCTACCCGGTTGAGCCGTGCGGACATCCTCTTGCAGGGACAGTTATTCCGTTCGACTTTGCAGCGATGATACCGCTACAGGCCTACAATTCCCTTCAAACCACAGAAGAAAAACAACGGTTATCCCGGATCAAACATCTGATCATCGGCGGAGGGGCAATAGATCAAACTCTCGAAAGAGAGCTAAAAATGTTTCCAAACGCGATCTACTCTACCTACGGCATGACCGAAACCCTTTCACATATCGCCCTGCGCAGGATCAGCGGGGCCGAAGCCAGCAGCTATTATTCTCCCTTTCCATCCGTCAGGCTGGCATTATCCGAAGACAACAGGTTGATAGTAGATGCTCCTTTGGTGGCAGATGAACCATTCACAACCAATGACATTGCCGAACTTCGCCCGGACAGTAGCTTCCGCATTATAGGAAGAATCGATAACGTGATCAATTCCGGTGGCATCAAAATACAGATAGAGGAGGTTGAGCAGGTTTTACAGCCTCATATCACCGGGAATTTCGCGATTACTTCCATCCCCCACCCTAAATTAGGCGAAGCGATTATTCTTATGATAGAACAATCGGATGATCCGGGTTACGTGGAAAAAGCCATCAGACAACTCCTTCCCCGTCATCAGCAGCCATTGCTTATCCATATTGTTGAAACCATTCCACAAACAGGGAACGGCAAAACAGACCGCTTGGCGATGAAGCAACTCGCAAAAAAGATTAATCTATCGTCACCGACAACAGGATATATCCATTAA
- the dapB gene encoding 4-hydroxy-tetrahydrodipicolinate reductase, producing MKIALIGYGKMGHEIEKIARERGHEIVCIIDMDEEEKFDSSEFKGAEVAIEFTSPESALRNYRQAFAAGIPVVSGTTGWLAHLDEIKEACGKNGKTFFYASNFSLGVNIFFALNKYLAGLMNHYPGYDVRMEETHHIHKLDAPSGTAITLAEGILANIDRKEGWALDNDALDKDTLRIDAFREGEVPGIHSVIYESDADLIRITHDAKNRKGFALGAVLAAEFTKGKKGFLTMEDLLDFTR from the coding sequence ATGAAGATAGCACTTATCGGTTACGGAAAAATGGGGCATGAGATCGAAAAAATCGCCCGTGAAAGAGGTCATGAGATAGTATGCATCATCGATATGGACGAGGAGGAAAAGTTCGATTCTTCCGAATTCAAGGGTGCAGAGGTAGCGATTGAATTCACCTCTCCCGAAAGTGCTTTACGCAATTATCGACAAGCATTTGCCGCCGGAATACCTGTGGTGTCGGGAACAACGGGATGGCTTGCACACCTCGATGAAATCAAAGAAGCATGTGGGAAAAACGGGAAAACATTTTTCTATGCTTCTAACTTCAGCTTGGGTGTTAATATCTTCTTCGCGTTGAACAAATATCTTGCGGGACTGATGAACCACTACCCCGGTTACGATGTACGTATGGAGGAAACCCACCATATCCATAAGTTGGACGCGCCAAGTGGGACAGCTATTACCCTGGCAGAAGGTATCCTTGCCAATATCGACAGGAAAGAAGGATGGGCTTTGGATAACGATGCACTGGACAAAGATACTTTGCGTATCGATGCTTTTAGGGAAGGAGAAGTACCGGGCATCCATTCGGTGATTTATGAATCCGACGCAGATCTTATCCGTATCACACATGATGCAAAAAACCGGAAAGGTTTCGCCCTCGGAGCAGTACTCGCCGCGGAGTTTACCAAAGGGAAGAAAGGTTTCCTTACAATGGAAGACCTGTTGGATTTCACCCGTTAA